The sequence below is a genomic window from Microcebus murinus isolate Inina chromosome 4, M.murinus_Inina_mat1.0, whole genome shotgun sequence.
CCTAAGAacaagcattcttttttttaaaaaaaatagaactaggCCACACACATTTTGGGTCGTTATTTTTTAGTTGTACTACATACAAAATAAACtgcattttttcaaaattacttcaGTAGGCAATGCATCTTGATGACTTGTATATTtgagttttccttattttttattgcctttgaagaaagttttaaaaaatccaattttcaAGGCATCTAATGCAATGTGGATGGCAGCAATCCAGGTGAGGTAAGATATTTAAGATGCAACTAATAATCAAAAAACATTACTTGGGAATAACGGAATATTGTACTGGGTAAAAATGACTAACAATTTGAAAGGACAGAATTGTTTTTATATCCTAATCAAGATTTATAAGTCTGCATATTGTTAATGGAACcacttctggttttatttatacatgtatatttaagtGAGTGTGATTTATATGACATGTGCTACAACGTTGTGCCTATCCCAAAGAtaagatgaatataaaatatagctaGTTGGAAATGACCtgtcttttatcatttaattttacaagttaatttttataattaaattttttgtacTGTACATTTTATACTTTGGTTTCCTTCTCTTCACTTTGGTATTTAAAGTATgcattggggggaaaaaagtgcTGTCTTTCATATGCAAAGATAATGCTATAACTTAAATATCCTTGGGAAGTTCTGGTGTTTTAATAGTGTGAGTTTGGAATTTGTGTTGAATGATCCAGATTACCTGCCCCTATTCATGTTACTAGTGACATCTGTAAGACAGTTTGCTGCTTTTAGAGAATCAACTTATGGCTGGGAAGTTTtcttttgtggaaaataatttagaactAAGCCTTCCTGGTCGACAATGAATACTCTATACTGGGTGCGTGAAGACCATATTTTACTCGAATTTCCCAATGAGTTCTATAAAGTGAGGATAAGGAGAATGTTCCTATCCTCTCCTGATTCATTCATTAAAGGAAAAGAGGGGAAGGGGTGACCAAAGGAAGGAATTATTAGTAGAGAGCTCCCAGAAATTCTCTGGAACTGTCCCCTTCGCCCAACCTACCCCAAATACAAACACATCTACATCATCGGACATGGAACTGTGATAACAGGAAAATGTAACTGTCACAAGACATTGTTTCTCCGGCCTCCACAGGCCTCACCCTGGATATCCAAATTTACTCTTGCTTCAAGGATCCACTCATGTCTCCCCTCCATAAAACTTCTCTGACCTATTTATTACAGCTCTCATTGACGGGCCCCATTTCTATTTCTATCAGTTAAGCTTACCCAGTTTAGTAATTTATTATACACTGTCTTGAATGATAAATAATGTTTGCTTTGTGTCACGACCTAGATTGTACATGTAAAGGTATTAATAGAAGAAGAGACCTAGGTGCTTAGCGTATAACAACAGGTAGTTAAATAATTTTGCCTAAGACTGACCTTGAGAGTACTGAACTGTGGCCTTGATCTCCAGAGGACCACCATACTTTGATCTATCTAACAAGCTGGCCAGCTCATTATTTGACCAGCAGATCCAGCCTTCACCCCACTGCATGGCCCTCTACCCAGTATGAGACCAAGTCCCCAGCAGACTGCAAGGGTGCAGATGGGCCTCTCCAAGGTGGTCCTCCTGCAAGTCACAGGCTACCCGGGCCTACCTCCGCTTGGAAAATTCAAACCTACAATACTGAATGGGCATGAAAACTGGGTGAGCTTGTTGGTTTCTTGGGGAACCGGGAAGGGGAGGAGCTCTGTGCCCCTCCAGCTATATCAGGAAGAGAAACTTCTCAAGAATCTGTGCTTCCATCGCCTAGGCCTCTTCCCTGGAGGCCCCACAGGGGCCCGCCCACAGCCCCTTTCTCGcagcttcctcccctcccccacgccgcccctcccccaccgtccCATCttgcgcccgccccgcccccccggCCCGCGGGGTTCCAAGGGCGGTTGGCCAGCCACGGCCACGGTCATTCGGCCACTCGGAGCTGCGGGGCGCACGGGGTTGGCAGAGCCGGCACTGGGGTTTGGGCTGGGAACCGAGGAGAAGTTTTCTGAGGCGGGTCGGGCCGGGCGTGAGGGAAGTGGGAGCCGGGGCCGGGGAAGCGAAGGGGGAAAGGAGCGGGAAGGGAACCTGGGCGGGAGGGCCCTGCGAGGTGCGGGGGACACTGCGGGGAAGGGGAGGCCCGGGGGTCACCTGGGGTCGGGGCGCGGCGCGGCCGGCGAGGGTGCCCGGTGGGCCCGGAGGTGTCCTCGGGGGGAGCCCCTCGCCCTGGCCTCGCGCCCCTGGCCACTGTCGGGCGTCGCCCCGGGGGAAGTGGGGAGGCCCGGGCGGGCCCCGACCCCGCAGCCCGCCGGCTCGGGGACACCGCGTCGGCGCTGCGGACCGTCCGGGAGGAGCTGCAGCCGCGGGCGCCCGGTGCTCGGTTTGTAGGCAGTGTAATTAGCTGATTGTACTGTGGCGCTTACAATCACTAACTCCACTGCCATCAAAACAAGGCACAGCATCACCCGCCGCCTGCCGGGAGGAGGACGCCGGGCAGCCTCCGGGCGGAGACGCCGCGCCGGCGGTGCGGTGCGTCGCGTCGGACCCGCGCTGCGCCGCCCCGCGAGCGCGCCGGGGAAGTGCCGGGGAACCCCCGGAAACTTTCTCTGGCCGGAGAGAAATGGTTAGCTGCCTCACGCAGCCGAGACGAGGTGAATCAACCCTCAAACGCCAGGAGAGCGAGATCCGTGGAGCTTTATATGGCTCTGAGATTTAAAGGCATGGAAACTGCGAGGAGAAGTCCCCCTCGTAACGGTTAACCCTGTGTGCTCTGATGCGTTGTGCCTGTCTTTTCGTTATTTAGTAGGGTGTTGACCACGCCGGCAGAACTCAGCGAGCTGCAGCTTAACCGGTGGCTTGCCTGTCGCAGCGTGAGGGGCCACCGACTTGAGACAGCGGTTGTTTCCTGTGAGTCTAGTTACTAGGCAGTGTAGTTAGCTGATTGCTAATAGTACCAATCACTAACCACACGGCCAGGTAAAAAGATTTGGGAATTCATCCAAATGAGCTGCCTGGGCATCGCCAATGTgcttggtggggggagaggaggggcactGGAATATGCTGATGTCATCCATGGCCACGTTAACCAAGGGCCCAGCCAAGAGAAACATCAACATTTTGGCTACTAAACATACAGTGTTTATGTGATATGTATGAATGTGCATATATAGATTTATTTGTCAGTATTCCTTCAGACTTAACAGAAAAGATTTAGATATATTGGGGAATAAGGTTTTTCCTTAGCTgatctatgtttttttttatatgtgcTTGTGATTATCAACTTTGAACTCTGTGTACTATATTGTTAGTCACATTTTGAAGGAATAAAGTGCCTTAAAGACATAAATGGTAGTTATTGTCTTGTGACCATTTCCTTTTCCAGATTGGCTTTATGTTGTCCATCTCAGTTCCTGCCACAGTAATTACAACTTTTCTTATCTCTGAAATGGCTATATTGTTCCTGTGTAACAAAATCTCCGGGGgaagctacacacacacacacgcacacacacacgcacacacacgataaTACTTTTATAAGAATACGTTaacaaatttttttcataattcgAAAGGACTTGAAGGGACTTGGTCCACTCATTAGATCCCTTCTTTTAGTAATCATTTACAACTGTTGCACTCTAGGCAACTTATAGTGGGAATCATTATTAAATGcagttaaaatttaaatctagCTTGTTCCCTAAGATTTGTCTTAAAGGAttaggggagggggaaaaaatgactaAAACTATATACACGGGTACCTGTGGCCCAGTTCAGGCCTCTAGCTCCCACGGGCTAGGCTTCTAGCCGCCCTATTGAATTCTCCAGCGCAGGTCTCAGAACCTTCACGAAGCGCGTCCTGTACGCCGGGCAATCGGTCTGGGAGGGGGGATTGGGGCGATGGGGCTGAGGGATTTAAAGTTTATGTAGCTATCTCAGGGGGTGAGGGAGGCCGACTGAGTATATAAGAGGCTGAAGTGCTCCCCCACTGCCTCCAACAGGACAGGGCACGACCCAAAGCTGTTGTCTTGACTCTCCCATATATCGACTCCAAGGTTTGGACTGGTCCCGAAGCCTGGGGTCACCGCAGAAGTGGGCTTCAGGTGGCCCACAGGCGCGCACTGGACCCCAACACCTACCGAGGAAACTGAGGGCTTCAGGGCGTGGCTGTGGCTGTGACCAACTTGGCGGTTCTcggaggggcggggctgggggaggggcgagggagCCGGGAGAAGCGTCCTGAGTTGCCATGGAAACGGGGCCCAGCGGAGGTCCTGGCGGCCCAGAGGAGTCCCACGAAGTTTGCTCCCCGGGACTACTGGTGTTCGCCGGCTCCTTGGAACAGGATGTCAACCTAGCTAAGCAGTTCTGGATCTCGGCGTCCATGTATCCCACTAACGAGAGTCAGCTGGTGCTGTGCGGCAGCAGCAGTCAGCGGCTGCCGGTGACAGGGACCTCTAAGAGCAATGTGTCTGGTGAGTAAAGTAGCTGCCTCCTGCTAGTGACATCCGCCAGGACCAACTAAAATAAGAATCTTTCATTTCGAATGTCTGGATggtatatacaaataattataggTACATATAGTTCCTGAACCTTCCCAGCAATCCTTCCACCCAAGAAGAATCAGTGGTGtatttgtgacattttaaaaaatacatcttaaGCGTCCCTGAAATTATGGCATCTATTTGGTAAGTAAACAGTATAGAATAATCTGAGGAGGTGTTGTTGTATGTTGGCTGAAAGGATATTAAGAAAAGTAGTTTCTATAACTGAATTTAAACATGGAAGCCCTAGAGAAAGTTGAAGGTGGGGTCAACATGAGGAACCAAGTTCCCTGATCTGGAGGCCTTTAGTGAGGCCTAGGATGTGGATACTGTTATCATGCAATTTTTATAGGTACAGAAAATTCAAATACCTTTAATGTCGTGCTATGTCTGATGAGTTATTTACTTTCCCTTTgaattttttagataaaaatcaaCCCCAGTCTTTTCGCCTTGAGGATGGCAGTAAGTACCAAGTTTTATGCCTTTCAACATCCTGACTCctagctttttaagaaaataggtaGTAAGTACAGAGGTACCGCTACACACTTTGGCATAACTTTCTGAATCGCATACCTAAGACCCTGCCTCAGGGACCACCCTACTTATCCAGAACAAAATGCCTAAATCCCATAATAGGTTAAATAGGAATATAGAAATTGAAATCtctgatatattttctttggagaccTTTTTTTTGTCTCTGAACTCAGGCTTGCTCATCTGCTCCAGTTAATTAATTCAGTTTCCAATTATTTATGAAACTGTTTTATAAAGTTTCATGACACAGCATGTATGTTTACCTTCCTACTCTGTGTTAGTATCTTTTATCCCTTATCCTATTTTATATCAATGTTATTATACAATCATGataaaacatatttcatattGAATTTGACTTTATTCTCTTTAGAGGAAAAAGATTTCATTGCTGAAGTCATAAAGATTCAGAAatctgaggagaaagaaaagtatcTTCAAAAGGTAGGCCAATATTTCAAAAGATgatctgatttttattaaatttccaaataatcctgattttttaaaaacatgtatataaaaacttatttctaagccgggcgcggtggctcacgcctgtaatcctagcactctgggaggccgaggcgggcggattgctcaaggtcaggagttcaaaaccagcctgagcgagaccccgtctctactataaaaaatagaaagaaatcaattggccaactaatatatatatataaaaaattagctgggcatggtggctcgtgcctgtagtcccagcaactcgggaggctgaggcagtaggattgcttgagcccaggagtttgaggttgctgtgagctaggctgacgccacggcactcactctagcctaggcaagaaagcgagactctgtctcaaaaaaaaaaaaaaaaaaaacaacttatttctAGTATGTCAGCGTCAGCAAATTGGAAAAGCCTTTCTTAGGATTTTAATTGAAGTTAAGGAATTCTATTAAACTTTGACTATTCTCAATCTCAGCAAAAGCCCAAGGATGTACAGGAACAACAGAACCagatagaaatagagaaagatgTTAATTAGATTCACACATTTTTCTACCCAGTAAGGCCCCAAATCATATACAGTGTTCTAAGAACAGAAATATTGTAAGAAcaggaaaaatcaaatagaattgATTGTCTTGGTATTAATAGGTCAAAATTAAGTGATCAGAAGAATGAGTCTGTCATCTAGACCCACTTTGACTAAAGGCTGAAATCAAACACATTGGTATGGTCAAATCAACTGAGCATACATCTCTTTTTGGCAACATCCCTTGTTTGCTTATGATACTGGCACAGCCTTTAACTCAGCAATAAATACGGTGATTTATAGAAACATTGTGTTTGGTTAATGGATAAATTCTATTCCTGTAACTGTTCCTATACTATAAAAGCAAAGATAAAGGATTCTTTTTGGCCTAATGTCTTTAATCATTAGACATATTGGCAAACTCTGAAAGGCTTATCAGAAATTCTACATAAATTACAGACCAGTGCATTTGAGTGTGTTAATCACATTAATTCACTTTGTGGACTACTGGTGATTTCTTCAAACAAATTAGATGATTAGAAATAattagtcagcattttcttctctctttaggATATTATGTACTGTATATTTATTCAAGACATTATAGGGGGAAAAAGACCTAATTtgccataaataaaaaattgttaggccgggcgcggtggctcacgcctgtaatcctagcactctgggaggccgaggcgggcggattgctcaaggtcgggagttcgaaaccagcctgagcgagaccccgtctctactaaaaaaatagaaagaaattaattgaccaactaaaagtatatatacaaaaaattagccgggcatggtggtgcatgcctgtagtcccagctactcgggaggctgaggcaggaggatcgcttgagcccaggagtttgaggttgctgtgagctaggctgacgccacggcactcactctagcctgggcaacaaaaagtgagactctgtctcaaaaaaaaaaaaaaaaaaaaaaaattgttaaaagtcAACTTCATTGGTAGTTTTggagtttaattttcatttttatttcattttaggaagggattagaaataaaaggttaaaaacaaacTATTATCAATTTTTATCAGCTTTTGTAAAATAGACAATATGTTAAGAGTTGTGGACGTAATGCTAATGGGTTGTTACACTAATAATCTTACAACTATTAATGTTATAGTTTCCTTGCCTTGGGTCCTTCTGTTAGTTTATTAATTACTCAACTAtttccacagatatttattgagaacctgcTGTGTGCAAATACTGTACTAGatgctggggatacaaagataaGATGTAGTCCCTGATCTCAAGGAGTTTACTACCTGGTGGAGGAGATGGCCAATTAAAGTTGATAATTATGATacacaggccaggtgcagtggcttatacctgtaatcctagcactttgggaggctgaggtgggaggattgcttgaggctaggagtttgataccagtctgagcaagagcaagacttcatctctacaaaaagtagaaaaattagctggacatggtggcacacacctatagtcccagctactcgggaggctgaggcaggaggatcacttgagcccaagagtttgaggttgcagcaagctattatgaggccactgcactgcagcctgggtgacagagtgagaccccccaaaacattattataattatgatatattattatGATTGAAGGACATCAAAATCAAGAAATCTTCCCAAAGGCActgagttttgaaggatgaatagagtTTGTCAGGCAAAGAATACACACACCAATCCCTCATAATGTACTACTAGTTGTCTTCCTAAAATCCAAATATGATTGTGCCGCTCtcctacttttgtttttttctccccatggCTGCCCATTTTCTACAAGATCTAGACCAAACTCCTCAGCATGTTCAAACTCCTTTCCAGTCTGATCACAATTTGATTTCTCCAACCACTCCCccccttcctctctgctcccaaCCACTCTGTATAGTGTGCCAAGGCAAACTGTTTACCCTTTCAAATATATGCCACCAAAATGAtgagtaagaaaaatatattttggctatACCTAAACATCCACAATATCAGCCAAATTATACCTTAAGCCAAGTGGGCCCTGCAATGCAGTATAGAAGGTGATGCTATTCATGAGAGTAGAAGATAAGAGGCCCAACAAAACAGTAAGCCAGCGGGAAAGAGAATGTTACTGAAACTCTGCCTTCTGAGTATATAGGAAAGTTTAGTGCTATACAGGACAGTTCTATTCAAACAGTGCCACGGTGCAAAAGGGCAACCAAGAGAATCCTGCAATAACTGAATGCTCTTATATTAATAGATACCCTGAGATATTATAGTGTACTATTCATAACAACCAACTTACAGAGTGTATGTTATATGGTATACACTAAgctaagcaaaatatatttttagttaccaCTGTTTTTCTAAGTCTGTAGTACTCCCTCTGCATTGCTGCTCCCAccattctagaatttttatctgtatggtagaaaataaatgaagaagggtATCTttttaactaataaaatatatgttaatacagTTATCTATTTAAGAGACTCATCTACATGTCTTGTACatatatattgataaataaatttgaagtataattttcatcttaaaatgagaaaaaattgcCCATAAATCTCTTTAAGGTTTATTCTTCCACTTTCTccttaaaattaatgaaaatctaaaaatttattttccatctttcctAAAAGTGCCTTTATAACCCTCTctactcaacaaatattgatttttcagttgttaaagttttttaaaactttaatgttATTCTCcactttagaatattttctagGTATACATTATGATAAATGCTTTTGGTTAGCGGACAAAATGCTATTAATCACAACTACTGTGTCTGTGATGGATATCCATGGCAGGAAATCAAAAACAATTGAGTCTGTCAAGATTAGATGGCTTACTGTGTCCATAAAGGAAATCTTATAGCACTATACTGGACCATTATTCTTCCTCTGAGAGTTCTAAAGTAGTCtgaaaacattataataaatgaaTAGTCAGCTAATTCTTTGAAATCATAAAactaatttcctttttagttttgcCACCTTTAAGAAAGCTCTTTAGCTGACTAtctctttataaaaagaattataaataatttatttgctgggagaaggaaagagaggtcagagtaatacttttttctttttttggagatggtATCTtagtccttctgcctcaacctcctgagtatctaggactataggcatgtgccaacacACCAGGCTATAGTTGTATTTTAAGGCATTTATATAGCTGACATATTTGGAAATGTCCATCTGGAATCAAAGTTTTAACATGAGTGATTATAAACCAAAGgtttttttcaaggaaaatataCAATCTGCAGAACAACATGCTAGATAAGCCGTGTATTGAGAATGGAGTTGTAATCTGTTCTATTACACATTCTTATAACCAAAACTGACCATAGTATAAATCTTCCTCAAAAGTTTCTTATATGGCCTTTCCTTGAACCAGAAGCAAGTCACACAATGATGAGAATATcacagtagtcccccttatctatggtttcacttttcaaggtttcagttacctgaggtcaaccatggtctgagaatattaaatggaaaattgcagaaataaacaatttataagttttaaattgcatgccattctgagtagcatgatgaggTCTCTCACCACCCCACTCTGTCCTGCCAGGGTAGTGAATCAGTACTTTGTCCCACATACCCACACTGCATATGCTACCCGCCTGTTAGTCACTAGTAGCCAAAAGAGAGACCACATGCACATAATTTTTTAtcacaatatattgttataattattctatcttattattgttgttattaatctcttattgtgcctcatttataaattaaactttatcataggtatgtatgtatagaagaaaacatagtatgtataggttcagtactatccacagtttcaggcatccactgggggtcttgagACCCTGGATAAGGAGAAACTAGTGTATTCCGTAAAAGAAGAATGTTAGAAGTTTCGCAAAGGTGTATTTTTAGACACTGAGTCATGAAAGTGGAAAACTTTTGAACATTATCATCTATTATCCTACACTTTCAAAGTAATGAAAGGGATATTCTGAATCATTATAAGTCAGCTTCAAAGAGCCAAAGCAAAGATGTAGGGAATTTCCTTTGTCATGGGCAGGGTACTCAGATATAAAAGCAAATGTTCTTTTGTGTCAAAATGATAGGGATTGGCTTCCTAAACAAACTTAAATTTTCTCAGTAACAGTGTTACCTGGCTTTTAGGAttcttctatttgtattttttgtttttgtttttttgagacagtatcttgct
It includes:
- the HOATZ gene encoding cilia- and flagella-associated protein HOATZ, producing METGPSGGPGGPEESHEVCSPGLLVFAGSLEQDVNLAKQFWISASMYPTNESQLVLCGSSSQRLPVTGTSKSNVSDKNQPQSFRLEDGKEKDFIAEVIKIQKSEEKEKYLQKAKTREEILQLLRKQREERISKELISLPYKPKVKVPKAKKVILESDKEEQEEVKALN